The Chromatiales bacterium genome includes a region encoding these proteins:
- a CDS encoding MFS transporter, translating to MSRRFVGFSAFYFFYFATLGTYLPYWPIYLKAQGMALHEIGELMAIALLTKIFAPYIWGWLADRLHYRLKLIRWSDFIAFAAFVPIFYVSDYASIAIILFLFSFFWNASLPQVEVLTLNNLKYHAHRYSLIRLWGSVGFITTNIVGAWLVSTHGADVIPWLMLSLLLLLWLSTQTLSEPRLPFTTSHIPSIVHCFNPSLIALFTICFFIQFVHGPYYAYFTIYMQEQGYSTYTIGWFWSFGVLAEVVVFIYCSALLRRYSILRLLFIVIMVTALRWLLLAYYKDYIAIVLFAQSMHAVTFGVYHAVLIHAISKLLPSGLEGRGQALYSSLSFGVGGGLGTYVASQLLEQIPGWQLFVYTALVTLVALFCLWPLYLANRREPSPLP from the coding sequence ATGTCCCGTCGCTTTGTCGGATTTTCCGCTTTTTACTTCTTTTATTTTGCAACACTAGGCACCTATCTACCGTACTGGCCGATCTATTTGAAAGCACAAGGGATGGCGCTACATGAGATAGGCGAGTTGATGGCTATTGCGCTACTCACTAAAATCTTCGCACCTTATATATGGGGATGGTTAGCCGATCGTCTGCACTACCGCTTAAAGCTGATTCGCTGGAGTGATTTTATTGCCTTCGCAGCTTTTGTGCCGATATTTTATGTAAGCGATTATGCGAGCATTGCGATCATTTTGTTTTTGTTTAGCTTTTTTTGGAATGCCTCTTTACCGCAGGTCGAAGTGCTAACCTTAAATAACCTGAAATATCACGCACATCGTTATAGTTTGATTCGGCTTTGGGGATCAGTCGGTTTTATTACAACGAATATAGTCGGTGCGTGGCTGGTTTCGACCCACGGTGCCGATGTGATTCCATGGCTGATGTTATCTCTACTGTTATTGCTATGGCTAAGCACACAGACCTTATCGGAACCTAGATTACCATTTACCACATCTCATATTCCGAGTATCGTGCATTGCTTTAATCCATCTTTAATTGCGTTATTCACAATATGCTTTTTCATACAGTTTGTTCACGGGCCATACTACGCTTACTTCACTATTTATATGCAGGAGCAAGGTTATAGCACTTATACCATAGGGTGGTTTTGGTCTTTCGGCGTGCTCGCTGAGGTAGTAGTATTTATCTATTGTAGTGCTTTACTGCGCCGCTACAGTATCCTCCGCTTATTGTTTATCGTCATAATGGTGACCGCATTGCGCTGGTTGTTGCTCGCTTATTATAAAGACTATATCGCCATCGTTTTGTTTGCTCAAAGTATGCACGCTGTAACTTTTGGGGTTTATCACGCGGTACTCATTCATGCCATTTCTAAACTATTGCCTAGTGGCTTGGAAGGGCGCGGGCAAGCATTGTATTCCTCGTTGAGTTTTGGGGTCGGCGGTGGGCTTGGTACTTATGTCGCAAGTCAGCTTTTAGAACAAATACCGGGCTGGCAACTCTTCGTTTATACTGCCCTCGTTACATTAGTCGCACTATTTTGCTTATGGCCGCTGTACCTTGCTAATAGGAGAGAACCGTCGCCGCTGCCATAA
- the pyrR gene encoding bifunctional pyr operon transcriptional regulator/uracil phosphoribosyltransferase PyrR, translated as MKIEHPELLITEMSQQLQQLIEKRCLSEPIILGIRSGGVWVAERLHQLLKIKEPMGLLDINFYRDDFSRVSSFPQVKPSAINNTVDDRHIILVDDVIHSGRTVCAALNEIADYGRAATVSLVIMIDRGGREMPIYADIVGTTVELKKGQHIKLRGPDPLYIEIIN; from the coding sequence ATGAAAATTGAACATCCTGAATTATTGATAACGGAAATGTCGCAACAGTTGCAACAGTTGATTGAAAAGCGCTGCTTATCCGAACCGATTATTTTAGGTATACGTAGCGGTGGCGTGTGGGTTGCCGAGCGTCTACATCAATTATTGAAAATCAAAGAACCCATGGGATTATTGGATATTAATTTTTACAGAGACGACTTTAGTCGGGTGAGTTCCTTCCCGCAGGTTAAACCTTCGGCAATTAATAACACAGTGGATGACCGTCATATTATTTTGGTCGATGATGTAATTCATAGCGGGCGTACCGTCTGCGCAGCACTCAACGAAATTGCCGACTACGGACGAGCAGCAACCGTCAGCCTAGTTATCATGATAGATAGAGGCGGAAGGGAGATGCCTATCTATGCTGATATTGTTGGTACAACCGTCGAGCTGAAGAAAGGACAGCATATAAAACTCAGAGGTCCCGACCCTCTCTATATAGAAATTATTAACTGA
- the ruvX gene encoding Holliday junction resolvase RuvX, with the protein MADKPIKQNVPPISEHVIAFDYGLKYIGSAVGNIKTMLAQPLQTISCKSGAADWQAIDKICSVWQPRGFVVGYPNTDSPSPLLKKLDIFIDRLHTRFDLPVDKSDEYLSSIEAYRILKLKRIAGETGRIVRSDIDKVAAALILESWFAIQKPQTLNEN; encoded by the coding sequence ATGGCAGATAAACCTATAAAGCAAAATGTCCCTCCGATATCAGAGCATGTCATTGCCTTCGACTATGGCTTAAAGTATATAGGCAGTGCGGTCGGTAATATCAAAACAATGCTAGCACAACCCTTGCAAACTATCAGCTGCAAGTCCGGTGCAGCTGATTGGCAAGCAATAGATAAGATCTGTAGCGTCTGGCAACCGCGCGGATTTGTAGTCGGCTACCCTAATACCGATTCACCATCGCCATTATTAAAAAAACTGGATATTTTTATCGACAGACTACACACTCGCTTTGATTTGCCGGTTGACAAGAGCGATGAATACTTAAGTTCTATCGAAGCCTACCGTATACTGAAGCTGAAAAGAATAGCTGGGGAAACTGGTAGAATAGTACGCTCAGACATAGACAAGGTTGCTGCTGCTTTGATATTAGAAAGTTGGTTTGCAATACAGAAACCGCAAACATTGAATGAAAATTGA
- the aroC gene encoding chorismate synthase, with protein sequence MAGNTIGKIFTVTTFGESHGPAIGAIVDGCPPLLELAEHDIQKDLDRRRPGQSRYTSQRREPDQVRILSGVFEGKTTGTPIALMIDNVDQRSRDYEKIKDKFRPGHADYTYQQKYGFRDYRGGGRSSARETAMRVAAGAIAKKYLRQYYGVAIRGWLAKIGTLDIATVQLEEIDNNCFFCPDATRVKDIEKYIEDLRRAGDSVGAQLHIQASGMVAGWGEPVFDRLDADIAHAMMSINAVKGVAMGAGFDCVRQTGSEHRDELTPEGFIGNNAGGVLGGISSGQDIEVDVAFKPTSSIRVAGRTIDKDGAASEIITTGRHDPCVGIRAVPIAEAMLAIVLMDHCLRQRGQNFDVIS encoded by the coding sequence ATGGCAGGAAATACTATCGGAAAAATTTTTACGGTCACCACCTTCGGGGAAAGCCACGGTCCGGCAATCGGCGCAATTGTTGACGGTTGTCCGCCGCTTTTAGAGCTCGCTGAGCACGATATACAAAAGGATTTAGATCGCAGACGCCCTGGACAGAGTCGTTATACCAGCCAAAGGCGTGAACCTGATCAGGTACGTATACTATCGGGTGTGTTTGAAGGTAAGACGACCGGCACCCCAATTGCGTTGATGATAGACAATGTAGATCAACGTTCGCGCGACTATGAAAAAATCAAAGATAAGTTTCGCCCCGGGCATGCCGATTATACCTATCAGCAGAAATATGGTTTTAGAGATTATCGCGGCGGGGGTCGTTCTTCGGCGCGCGAGACTGCGATGCGCGTTGCCGCCGGCGCAATCGCTAAGAAGTATCTTCGTCAATACTACGGTGTTGCGATACGCGGATGGCTTGCTAAAATCGGTACTTTAGACATAGCAACTGTGCAGTTAGAAGAAATTGATAATAATTGTTTTTTCTGTCCTGATGCCACGCGCGTTAAAGACATAGAAAAATATATAGAAGATTTACGCCGTGCCGGCGACTCAGTGGGGGCACAACTACATATCCAAGCAAGTGGCATGGTAGCCGGCTGGGGAGAGCCGGTGTTTGATAGATTAGATGCCGACATCGCTCATGCAATGATGAGCATCAATGCAGTTAAAGGGGTCGCAATGGGTGCTGGGTTTGATTGTGTCCGTCAAACTGGTAGCGAACACCGTGACGAATTGACGCCTGAGGGTTTTATTGGTAACAATGCCGGCGGTGTTTTAGGTGGTATATCGAGTGGTCAGGATATCGAAGTGGATGTTGCGTTCAAACCAACTTCTAGTATACGTGTCGCCGGCCGCACGATTGATAAAGACGGTGCAGCCAGTGAAATCATCACCACCGGCCGCCACGATCCGTGTGTCGGAATTCGTGCGGTGCCTATCGCCGAAGCGATGCTAGCTATCGTGCTCATGGATCATTGTCTGCGCCAACGAGGACAAAACTTTGATGTTATAAGCTAA
- the gshB gene encoding glutathione synthase — MNHLNNRTISLGVVMDPIAAINPNKDTTLGLLEAAQRKGWQLYYFEAKDLHLYQGRAKGHARRLWVSLNSEHWFELDASQNIDLAELDVILMRLDPPVDTEFLYVCHRLAFAEQAGTLVYNPPRSLLSVNEKILAQEFPDLGPPTIVSSSVDDLLGFMELHPQVVVKPLNEMGGASVFRINLSDNDVVAKLNAALCDGRKTIMMQKLIPNYSEGDKRVLLINGVAVPYGLNRIPQHSDFRANLAAGGKGVAVPLNARDHLVCNKIAPRLRELGLLFVGIDLVAGYLTEINITSPTCLREINRAYELDIGMDVINTIEKAIDKRWKRQLKKHSAQD; from the coding sequence ATGAATCACCTAAATAATCGGACGATATCGCTGGGCGTGGTTATGGACCCGATTGCTGCGATAAACCCGAATAAAGATACCACCTTAGGTTTGCTGGAGGCGGCGCAAAGAAAAGGTTGGCAACTCTACTATTTTGAAGCCAAAGATCTACATTTGTATCAGGGTCGTGCAAAGGGGCACGCTCGCCGTTTGTGGGTGTCCTTAAACAGCGAACATTGGTTTGAACTAGATGCCTCTCAAAATATAGATTTAGCTGAACTTGATGTCATATTGATGCGTCTTGACCCGCCGGTAGATACTGAGTTTCTGTATGTCTGTCATCGATTGGCGTTTGCCGAGCAGGCCGGCACTCTAGTGTATAACCCGCCGCGTAGTTTGTTGTCGGTCAACGAGAAAATCCTAGCACAAGAGTTTCCTGATTTAGGTCCGCCGACTATAGTCAGTAGCTCGGTGGATGATTTGCTGGGCTTTATGGAATTACATCCTCAAGTAGTGGTTAAGCCATTGAACGAGATGGGTGGCGCTTCAGTATTTAGGATTAACCTAAGTGACAACGATGTTGTAGCAAAACTTAATGCTGCACTTTGCGATGGACGAAAAACAATTATGATGCAAAAGCTCATTCCGAATTATAGCGAGGGCGATAAACGGGTATTATTAATCAACGGAGTTGCAGTGCCTTATGGGCTCAACCGCATCCCACAACACAGTGATTTCAGGGCTAATCTGGCTGCTGGTGGCAAAGGAGTCGCCGTTCCATTGAATGCACGCGACCACCTGGTTTGTAATAAAATAGCCCCTCGTTTGCGAGAATTGGGGTTGTTATTCGTGGGCATTGATTTGGTGGCTGGTTATTTAACCGAAATCAACATCACCAGCCCTACCTGCTTACGAGAAATCAACCGTGCCTATGAACTAGATATCGGGATGGATGTTATCAATACAATTGAAAAGGCAATTGACAAGCGATGGAAGAGGCAACTAAAAAAGCATAGTGCTCAAGATTAA